From a region of the Streptomyces sp. NBC_00193 genome:
- the ffh gene encoding signal recognition particle protein has product MFDTLSDRLSATFKSLRGKGRLSEQDIDAAAREIRIALLEADVALPVVRSFIANVKERARGEEVSKALNPGQQVLKIVNDELVSILGGETRRLRFAKTAPTVIMLAGLQGAGKTTLAGKLGLWLKGQGHTPLLVACDLQRPNAVNQLSVVAERAGVAVYAPAPGNGVGDPVQVAKDSIEYARTKQYDVVVVDTAGRLGIDQELMQQAADIRDAVSPDEILFVVDAMIGQDAVNTAEAFRDGVGFDGVVLSKLDGDARGGAALSIAHVTGKQIMFASNGEKLDEFDAFHPDRMAGRILDMGDMLTLIEQAEKTFSQAEAEKMAAKLQKGPKEFTLDDFLSQMEQVRKMGSISKLLGMLPGMGQIKDQINNIDERDVDRTAAIIKSMTPAERQDPHLINGSRRARIAKGSGTEVSAVKSLVERFFEARKMMSRMAQGGGMPGMPGMPGMGGGPGRQKKQIKQAKGKRKSGNPMKRKEEEAAAAARREAGPQAIEPAAGGNPFGLPAGGAQPGQDFDLPDEFKKFMK; this is encoded by the coding sequence GTGTTCGATACGCTTTCCGACCGCCTCAGCGCGACCTTCAAGTCCCTCCGGGGCAAAGGCCGCCTCTCCGAGCAGGACATCGACGCTGCGGCGCGGGAAATCCGTATCGCCCTCCTCGAGGCCGACGTCGCCCTCCCGGTCGTCCGCTCCTTCATCGCGAACGTCAAGGAGCGCGCCCGCGGCGAAGAGGTCTCCAAGGCCCTGAACCCGGGCCAGCAGGTCCTCAAGATCGTCAACGACGAGCTGGTCTCCATCCTCGGTGGCGAGACCCGGCGGCTGCGCTTCGCCAAGACCGCGCCCACCGTGATCATGCTCGCGGGCCTCCAGGGTGCCGGTAAGACCACCCTCGCCGGAAAGCTCGGCCTGTGGCTGAAGGGGCAGGGCCACACCCCGCTCCTCGTCGCCTGCGACCTCCAGCGCCCCAACGCCGTCAACCAGCTCTCGGTCGTGGCCGAGCGGGCCGGCGTGGCCGTCTACGCCCCCGCGCCGGGCAACGGCGTCGGCGACCCGGTCCAGGTCGCCAAGGACTCCATCGAGTACGCGCGCACCAAGCAGTACGACGTCGTCGTCGTCGACACCGCCGGCCGCCTCGGCATCGACCAGGAGCTGATGCAGCAGGCCGCGGACATCCGCGACGCCGTCAGCCCGGACGAGATCCTCTTCGTCGTCGACGCCATGATCGGCCAGGACGCGGTCAACACCGCCGAGGCCTTCCGCGACGGCGTCGGCTTCGACGGCGTCGTGCTCTCGAAGCTCGACGGCGACGCCCGCGGTGGTGCCGCGCTCTCCATCGCGCACGTCACCGGCAAGCAGATCATGTTCGCCTCGAACGGCGAGAAGCTCGACGAGTTCGACGCGTTCCACCCGGACCGCATGGCGGGCCGGATCCTCGACATGGGTGACATGCTCACCCTGATCGAGCAGGCCGAGAAGACCTTCTCGCAGGCCGAGGCCGAGAAGATGGCGGCCAAGCTGCAGAAGGGGCCGAAGGAGTTCACGCTCGACGACTTCCTGTCCCAGATGGAGCAGGTCCGCAAGATGGGCTCCATCTCCAAGCTGCTCGGCATGCTCCCGGGCATGGGGCAGATCAAGGACCAGATCAACAACATCGACGAGCGCGACGTGGACCGCACCGCCGCGATCATCAAGTCGATGACCCCGGCCGAGCGCCAGGACCCGCACCTCATCAACGGCTCGCGCCGTGCCCGTATCGCCAAGGGCTCCGGCACCGAGGTCAGCGCCGTCAAGTCGCTCGTCGAGCGGTTCTTCGAGGCCCGCAAGATGATGTCCCGCATGGCCCAGGGCGGCGGCATGCCGGGCATGCCCGGCATGCCCGGGATGGGTGGCGGCCCCGGTCGGCAGAAGAAGCAGATCAAGCAGGCCAAGGGCAAGCGCAAGAGCGGCAACCCGATGAAGCGCAAGGAAGAAGAGGCCGCGGCAGCCGCACGCCGCGAGGCCGGCCCGCAGGCGATCGAGCCCGCCGCCGGGGGCAACCCGTTCGGCCTTCCGGCCGGGGGCGCGCAGCCCGGTCAGGACTTCGACCTGCCGGACGAGTTCAAGAAGTTCATGAAGTAG
- the ftsH gene encoding ATP-dependent zinc metalloprotease FtsH, giving the protein MPGGWRGLILTALIVYLITNLVLSFFNEGDEPTISYTEFSKQVANGNVSKIYAKGDAIQGELKTGQPKPDGDKGDYKKFVSQRPAFADDDLWANLTKQNVVVTASPVVVQRSFLANLLISLAPMLLLVLLWVVIARRMGSAMGGGMGGLGRKTPPKPVELEGAKRTTFEDVAGIDEVEGELNDVVDFLKNPDEYRKMGARMPGGVLLAGPPGTGKTLLARAVAGEAGVPFFSASASEFIEMIVGVGASRVRELFSEARKVAPAIIFIDEIDTIGRARGGGAAMGGHDEREQTLNQILTEMDGFSGSEGVVVLAATNRADVLDPALTRPGRFDRTVMVSPPDKAGREAILRIHTRDIPLAAGVDLAQMARTTPGMTGAELANLANEAALLAVKRQQKEVTQADLSDALEKVQLGAERPLVMPDEERRRTAYHESGHALLGMLQPGADPVRKITIVPRGRALGVTLSTPEADRYAYTEEYLRGRIIGALGGMAAEQVVYEVITTGAENDLEQVTNIARGMVGRWGMSERIGRLTAIPSDGQSPYGLSAAPATLDAVDHEMRRIVDECYEKACSLLRENRDKLDALADALMANETLDEAAAYAAAGIPRLHKGAPHE; this is encoded by the coding sequence ATGCCCGGCGGCTGGCGCGGCCTGATCCTCACCGCCCTGATCGTCTACCTGATCACCAACCTGGTGCTGTCCTTCTTCAACGAGGGCGACGAGCCGACCATCTCGTACACCGAGTTCAGCAAGCAGGTCGCGAACGGCAACGTCTCGAAGATCTACGCCAAGGGCGACGCCATCCAGGGCGAGCTGAAGACCGGACAGCCCAAGCCGGACGGCGACAAGGGCGACTACAAGAAGTTCGTCTCCCAGCGCCCCGCCTTCGCCGACGACGACCTGTGGGCCAACCTCACCAAGCAGAACGTCGTCGTCACCGCCTCCCCGGTCGTCGTGCAGCGCAGCTTCCTGGCCAACCTGCTGATCTCCCTGGCCCCGATGCTGCTGCTGGTCCTCCTGTGGGTGGTCATCGCCCGCCGGATGGGCTCGGCCATGGGCGGCGGCATGGGCGGGCTCGGGCGCAAGACGCCGCCCAAGCCGGTCGAGCTGGAGGGCGCCAAGCGCACGACCTTCGAGGACGTGGCCGGCATCGACGAGGTCGAGGGCGAGCTCAACGACGTCGTGGACTTCCTCAAGAACCCTGACGAGTACCGCAAGATGGGCGCCCGCATGCCCGGCGGCGTGCTCCTCGCCGGCCCGCCCGGCACCGGCAAGACCCTGCTCGCCCGCGCGGTGGCCGGTGAGGCCGGGGTGCCCTTCTTCTCCGCCTCCGCCTCCGAGTTCATCGAGATGATCGTCGGTGTCGGCGCCTCCCGGGTGCGCGAACTCTTCTCCGAGGCCCGCAAAGTCGCCCCCGCCATCATCTTCATCGACGAGATCGACACCATCGGGCGGGCCCGCGGCGGCGGCGCGGCCATGGGCGGCCACGACGAGCGCGAGCAGACCCTGAACCAGATCCTCACCGAGATGGACGGCTTCTCCGGCTCCGAGGGCGTGGTCGTCCTGGCCGCGACCAACCGGGCCGACGTCCTGGACCCGGCGCTGACCCGGCCCGGCCGCTTCGACCGCACCGTCATGGTCTCCCCGCCCGACAAGGCCGGCCGGGAAGCCATCCTGCGCATCCACACCCGGGACATCCCGCTGGCCGCCGGAGTCGACCTCGCGCAGATGGCCCGTACGACCCCGGGCATGACCGGAGCCGAACTGGCCAACCTCGCCAACGAGGCCGCCCTGCTCGCCGTGAAGCGCCAGCAGAAGGAGGTCACCCAGGCGGACCTCTCCGACGCGCTGGAGAAGGTCCAGCTCGGCGCGGAACGCCCGCTGGTCATGCCGGACGAGGAGCGCCGCCGGACCGCGTACCACGAGAGCGGGCACGCCCTGCTGGGCATGCTCCAGCCCGGCGCCGACCCCGTCCGCAAGATCACCATCGTCCCGCGCGGGCGGGCCCTCGGCGTCACCCTCTCCACCCCGGAGGCGGACCGGTACGCCTACACGGAGGAGTACCTGCGCGGCCGCATCATCGGGGCACTGGGCGGCATGGCCGCCGAGCAGGTGGTCTACGAGGTCATCACCACCGGCGCGGAGAACGACCTCGAACAGGTCACCAACATCGCCCGCGGCATGGTCGGCCGCTGGGGCATGAGCGAACGCATCGGCCGCCTCACCGCCATCCCCTCCGACGGGCAGAGCCCCTACGGCCTCTCCGCGGCCCCCGCCACCCTCGACGCCGTGGACCACGAGATGCGCAGGATCGTCGACGAGTGCTACGAGAAGGCCTGCTCCCTGCTGCGCGAGAACCGCGACAAGCTGGACGCCCTCGCGGACGCCCTGATGGCCAACGAGACCCTGGACGAAGCAGCGGCCTACGCGGCCGCGGGCATCCCCCGCCTCCACAAGGGAGCGCCCCACGAGTGA